The nucleotide window atgattttttttgggCATCTACTTTAAATggtagaaatggaaaaaaaaaagctttgtaatTGCAATGGCCATCATGACAACTTTTCAAAGACTCTTTTAGAAAATGCTAGCATTGTGTGATGGTAGAAATAAAATTTCCACTACGTGCTTGATTCACTGCACATGACCAGTTGGAATGAATTCCAAATACCACGTGAGAGAAATCAGTAAAGAAAATTGCTGGGCCATGAAACATTCACACTGAATACATAGCAACTCATTAAATTGTGGTGGTCTTTAATTTGAAACCATTTAGGCAACAGGGGAGAAATTACACTGAATACACAGgagtttttaaatacatttctttctaAAGGGCTAGTGGTCAAACTTTGTGcataattaatgtaaaaaaaaaaaaaaaaggcggcGACGGATCAATCATGTGTCAAATTTACAGATGTAACATTTTTACTTGGTTGAAAACAACAAGACAAACCTGAGCTATCTCTTCTGATTTAAATTAGAACAAACCAATTCTGCACATCAAATAGCTGCATTTAGGAGTTTAAAAACGTACCTGCATTACTATGGTCAAATGAGAGCTGTAAAGAACAACCCTATTAAATAACCATAGTAAGACACTTGCTGGTTAGAATTGAATGATTTACAGAGGGCTCGTGCACCATTAAAAATGATCTCGTAAAAATGTTCGAGCATTCACCCAgtctcaaaaaataaaaattaaaagtcaCTGGAAAAAGGCTGACTCAAACATCTACATAGCAACAGGTTCTGTATACGTCACTGTACTGCTGCACCATTAGGATTAGAAGCCACaggttaaaaaattttttttaataaaaaaaaaaaataaaagtgtaacgTGTAATCAATTTTTATTACAGCCCCAAACTCTAGTCACAGGTAAAGTTAAAAGTAGCACCTTGTGGTGCAAGAGGAGAAATTAAATAATCTAAATGCTAATTGATGCTTGCCATCAAAAAACTGATCACTAACTCTTTCTTTCCTCCCAAATGGTCTAaacaaattacttaaaaaaaaaaaaaaaaacattaaaatattagaATAAAAGCCAAATGCAAAGCCTCTTAGCAGGAGtgggctttaaaaaaaatctggttcATGCCCCTACAATTCTGGCGTATGGGAGACATGGGTTTGATTACACTATCGATTTTAAATTGTGGCCCAAACCGTATACTATGCCACAGCTATAAAAACATGATATGAAATGAGGAAGCCATATGGGACTTCTGGGTTTCCAGACTCCAAATAAAACAAGAGTTCTCAACCTGTGAAAGAAACTCCAGCCTGTTTCCAAGCTCTAAACCAAAATCCAggtttttctcttcttctttcactAAAGTCTGCTTTACAAACTGTGAAACCCAAACCCCCGTTCTGTCAAAGCCTCATTCCTCTCTCATGCTCGGTTTATCTCTTGCCTCCCCCACTAGACTTCTCGTCCTCCTTCTCGTGGCTCTGTTGGTGAGCTTTAAGGTTGCTTTCTCGACCGAAGCTCTTGCCACATGTTGAGCAGGAGTAACGGCCAGCCTTGTGTGCACGAGCCATGTGAGCCTCCAGCTGCTCGGCACGGTTAAAGCTTTCCTCACATTCTTGGCATGGATTTGCTTTGCGCTGCGTGTGCTTCTCTTTCTTATGAGCCCGGAGCTGAGCTGGTGCAGAGAAAACGAGATCACATTCTGGGCACGGGATCTGGCGAGCTGTCGGAGAAGCCGCCTTTGTCTTCTTGCTGTCGGATTTGTCTTCGTCTGGTTTGGGATCCTGCGAGGCAGATTTTGGAGGCCGCCCTCGCCTTCCCCCTGCTTTGGGTCTTGCCTCAGCTGGTGGTGGCTCTGCTGCCGCCGGTGCAGGGGGCGTGTCCTCGGGCTTCTCCGCCGCTTCATTTTCGCTCagtttttgtttcttctctCCGCCTGCTGAGCTCGTTTCGGCTTTGGGGGGCCGGCCACGCCTCTTGACAGGTCCGCCGCCATTGCAGTGCTGGTTTGATGCATGGTTTTCTTGGTGCTGCAGCAGCTCAGACTCCTCTTCAAATCCCCTGCCGCATTTACCGCAGCGGTGGGTTTTGCTGGGATCGTCAGTGTCGTCTCCATCTGGGCGCGCAGGGTGCTGGGCCACACGGTGGGTACGGAGAAGCGCCGGGCTCCGGAATGTCTCGTTGCATTCTTTACACGCAAACTGACGCTCGGGACACACCTGCCGCCGGTGCGTGGTCAACTAGGGACATGATAAGACAAACCGATTGATTAAACAGAGCTGAGAATAAAAAAAGCCTCTGAGCTTCATACTATACAAGTTAGATGGCTTCTTTGTAGAGGTTGATGGATAAATCGGCACTGATTTGCAAGAACGATCGGCAAAAACCCATAACATTTTTTCCGCTttccggtccgctgtcattatgagagcgacctctagaggcaaatcactgatgccatGTGATTCTTACACAAGATTGTGTGCTGcatggagagcgctatattatatttattcttttaattatagaattaaagtacatttgattaaatattaatttcctTTACATCCATGTACATTTCGTGAACGAATGGCTCATAACTACCCAAAGGCTTCATGAACGCATGGCATTCACTGTGTGAGGCAATGACACTACATTTTCAATACTCAGAAATCAGACAGTGTTGTTGCTACTAGATCTTTTAAAACAAAGTATGGTTGGAAAGGAAAACGAACaactagtttt belongs to Silurus meridionalis isolate SWU-2019-XX chromosome 4, ASM1480568v1, whole genome shotgun sequence and includes:
- the LOC124384448 gene encoding zinc finger protein 502-like, translating into MDSDILKIEEIVMGGGETAAPADVSPEKEGKPYTTIIIQDPPVPPVIQSYQHESLQCFQCFITFCNSKAKERHMKKSHREEYKQQLQQCDTLFTCYVCDRTFPSSEELTLHQSTHNKEDKPFKCAHCRESFRTFSELTTHRRQVCPERQFACKECNETFRSPALLRTHRVAQHPARPDGDDTDDPSKTHRCGKCGRGFEEESELLQHQENHASNQHCNGGGPVKRRGRPPKAETSSAGGEKKQKLSENEAAEKPEDTPPAPAAAEPPPAEARPKAGGRRGRPPKSASQDPKPDEDKSDSKKTKAASPTARQIPCPECDLVFSAPAQLRAHKKEKHTQRKANPCQECEESFNRAEQLEAHMARAHKAGRYSCSTCGKSFGRESNLKAHQQSHEKEDEKSSGGGKR